From a single Brassica napus cultivar Da-Ae chromosome C9, Da-Ae, whole genome shotgun sequence genomic region:
- the LOC106402237 gene encoding thiamine thiazole synthase, chloroplastic-like translates to MAAMTSTISISSTKPQRLFDSSFHGSSISAAPVSVGLKPRSVSAVSVRASTAGYDLNAFTFAPIKESIVSREMTRRYMTDMITSAETDVVVVGAGSAGLSCAYEISKNPNVQVAIIEQSVSPGGGAWLGGQLFSAMIVRKPAHLFLDEIGVPYDEQDNYVVIKHAALFTSTIMSKLLARPNVKLFNAVAAEDLIVKGNRVGGVVTNWALVSMNHDTQSCMDPNVMEAKIVVSSCGHDGPFGATGVKRLKSIGLIDHVPGMKALDMNTAEDAIVRLTREVVPGMIVTGMEVAEIDGAPRMGPTFGAMMISGQKAAHLALKALGQPNVLDGSYVGNLSPELVLAAADSAETVDA, encoded by the exons atggCGGCCATGACTTCTACTATCTCCATCTCTTCCACCAAGCCACAGAGGCTTTTCGACTCCTCTTTCCATGGCTCATCCATCTCCGCCGCTCCTGTCTCCGTTGGTCTGAAACCACGTTCGGTTTCTGCCGTCTCCGTTCGCGCCAGTACCGCCGGTTACGATCTTAATGCCTTCACGTTCGCTCCTATCAAGGAATCGATCGTGTCTCGCGAGATGACGAGGAGGTACATGACGGATATGATCACTTCCGCTGAGACAGATGTTGTCGTCGTTGGTGCTGGTTCCGCGGGATTATCATGCGCTTATGAGATCAGTAAGAACCCTAACGTTCAGGTTGCGATCATCGAACAATCTGTTAGTCCCGGTGGTGGCGCGTGGCTCGGTGGTCAGCTTTTCTCCGCCATG ATTGTGCGCAAACCAGCTCACTTGTTCCTTGACGAGATTGGTGTACCCTACGATGAGCAAGACAACTACGTCGTGATCAAGCACGCTGCTCTCTTCACATCAACCATCATGAGCAAGCTCTTGGCTCGTCCCAACGTGAAGCTCTTCAACGCGGTCGCAGCCGAGGATCTGATTGTGAAAGGAAACAGAGTCGGTGGTGTGGTGACAAACTGGGCTCTTGTGTCGATGAACCACGACACACAGTCTTGCATGGACCCAAACGTCATGGAGGCCAAGATTGTCGTCAGCTCGTGTGGTCACGATGGTCCTTTTGGAGCCACCGGTGTGAAGAGGTTGAAGAGCATTGGGTTGATCGATCATGTTCCTGGAATGAAGGCTCTTGACATGAACACAGCTGAAGACGCGATTGTGAGATTGACTAGGGAGGTTGTTCCCGGTATGATCGTGACCGGTATGGAAGTCGCAGAGATCGATGGCGCACCAAGAATG GGACCAACATTCGGAGCTATGATGATATCAGGACAGAAGGCGGCACATCTTGCTCTGAAAGCTTTGGGACAGCCTAATGTTTTGGATGGATCCTATGTTGGAAACCTAAGCCCTGAGCTGGTCTTAGCTGCTGCTGATTCAGCTGAAACCGTAGATGCTTAA